The genomic region AGAAACTATTTATGAAGAAGATTTTCTAGATTGTAGTTATGGATATCGTCCCAATATAGGGGCGCATCATGCGATAAAAGACCTAACTAAAGAGCTACAGTTTAATAAGTATAGCTATGTAGTAGAAGCTGATATAAAAGGGTTCTTTAATGATATTGACCATGAATGGTTAATTAGGATGATTGAAGAAAGAGTACATGATAGTGCTATACTAGGCTTAATCAGAAAATGGTTAAAAGCAGGGGTGCTTGACGTCAATCAGCAAGTGATACATCCAGCAACTGGAACTTCTGAAGGTGGATTATGCAAAGTTGATGATTATGCAAAGTAAACTCTGCAAAGCATTGAATTGTATAGTGTTTCGAAGAATTTACTTAGCATAATATCCTAAGCTGTTTTTAAGTGAAAAGCTTAGGAAGTATCTTTTTTACTTGTTTCAGTCGTATATTTTTCTAAATTCTTTGAAAAATTGTGCTTTGCCTTATATCTCCAAGTGGAACATTATGCAAAGTAAAATTACAATGACATTTGTATTTATAAGGATTTGAGGTGTTTACTTTACATAATTACTTACTTTGCATAAGGTGGTATCATTAGTCCGATTCTAGCAAATATATATCTGCACTTTGTTCTAGACTTATGGTTCCAGAAAATAGTAAAGCCTAGATGTGAAGGAGAGGCATACCTTTGTAGATACTGTGACGATTTTGTATGTGCCTTTCGATATAAGAAGGATGCAGAAAAGTTCTACGTAGCACTAGGTAATAGATTAGGAAAATTTGGACTAGAATTATCCAAGGAAAAGACCAATATCATTAGCTTCTCAAGGTTCCGCAAGGAAGAAAATACTCATTTTGATTTTATGGGGTTCGAGTTTAGAAGGGATGTATCCCTTAAAGGAAAAGATATTATTAAAAGAAGTACTTCCAAGAATAAACTAAGAACTTCCTTGTTGAATTTCAAAGTATGGTGCAGGGAGAGTCGAGATAAGAGAATGAGGAAAATAACTGAGGGGATATTATAACTACTACGGATTGATTGGAAACTACAAAAGTCTATGGAAATTCTATACTATAGCTATGGGGATATTATATAAGTGGCTAAATAGACGAAGTCAGAGAAAGAGCTTCAACAGGAGTGAATTCACTAGACTAATGAAACGGTATGGAATATTAAAGCCAAGGATTTTAGAGAGTGGAAATCAACAGTTAGAATTTCAATTTTGACTTGCTGAATTACGGAACCGAATATTTCTGAAGATCCCGGTGCGGTAGTTCCGCACACCGGGATCTGTGCGGGTGCGTCGGGTAACTGGCGCGTCTACCGTGACTGTGATAGACTAATGGAATTTTAGAGTGTATTTATAGGGACGTATTAATTATAGTTTAGAGTATTTAAAATTGCTATAAGTTAGCAAAGATTATTTATATAACAGAAAGAGGTATATTTATGAAGAAGCCTAAATATAAGAGTGACGTATACGCATTCGTATTTTTGTCTTTAGGACTAGGATTTATTTTCTTTGGTTGTTTAAGCTTTATAAATATTATAAAACCGACAGCATATTCATCTGTGCAAGACCCGATTTTGGCAGGCCAAATATTTTGTTTTTTGGGAACAACTCTTTGTGTTATACAATCAGGATTTAGAATTTTTAGCTATAAACAAGAAAAGTTACATCGTGAGTTAATTTCAAAGGGGACTAAAACTGTTGGTATAATAGAAAAAATATCTTTACAAAAAGGGATAACATTTGTGAAAAAATCACCATTTATAGTTTACTATACCTATTTATATAAAGACAAAATATATCATAACAAAAGTTGCTTATTATGGGATAAACCAAATTTAAGTAAGGGTGATAAGATTAATATTTTTGTTAATGACATTGGGCAATCAACATTCTAATTATAGTATTTATTATGAGCATAATATTAAGTTGTTAAAATTATAAAAAATTATGATGGATGGCTGATTTTGACGAAATTCAAGTTTCAGAGGTTAGAGTAATCACCTGATAATAAAAATGCTTTGAAAAGGGTCGATAGAAATGTTATCAAGGAATTTTATAACAGTATAAATGGTTGTTTTATCTGTTTTTTAAGTTCTTTTTTTACACTATTTGGTATAATTACTGTGTATACATGACTATTTAACCTTCTTGAATTAATGGATCATTTAAGTCTTTAAGAGTAGAAAATTCACCATTGTTGATTTCATTTTGAGTTTCGTTTAGGGCACTAGCTAATTCTTTTTTTTCGTTCAGGCATTCTAGTAGCTTAGTTTTTTTGAATACCCTTGATTAATCAGATCTCTTATTATTAGACCTTCTAAAATTAGAGGAGATCTTTTTTTCTAAGTATTAATCTACCCTGTTCATCAACATAAACAATAAGGTTATCTTTAGGGCGAATATTAGCCTTTTTTCTTAACTCTTTAGGTAATGTAATTTGACCACGTTCATTTATTTACACAACAAACATATATAACCATCCTTTTGTAATTCATAATTTAGAATACTGATTTTCTGATTATATTATATCTTGTTTTGCTTGATGTGTTGTTTACAGCATCCCACATCTATTCAACCGAGAGCGCAGCTCTACAAAAGCTGAGGGTAAGTGGATCCGGCTTAAAGATGTCTCAAACACAGAATCGTTAGTTGAAAATACAAAATACGGGTAGGATGTAGAGTCAATGGTTTTGTCTCTTGTTACTGAACAACAGATGTAAATGTTTCGGAAAAGGGATATGAAATTAGATAAAAAAATTAGAGCAATCTTTATTGGTGATGTTAGGTTTGATCGGTGTCCTGTTTTTGAGCTAAATATGGAAACGAACTATTTTGAGATGTTAGTCGATAAATAATTTAGATATGAGAAAGTATGTGTAGAGGAGGATGATGATTTTTTGATTTTCACAGTGGAAAATGACAGGACAGACAGTCTTAGTTGAGAAGTAGTTCTATGTATGACCAATAGTAATACTTTTATTAGGAGGTGTAAAGTTATACTAAAGAACTAGACATGTTCTAGCATCAAAGCACAAGCCATTTCCATAAGGGTGCTGATGGTCACTTAGTGAGAAAAAGTTCAGAGTACCACACCTTATAACTGGGTGACAGTAACTCATGGGGTATTAATTGGGGTCCAGTTAGAAGGCGTCGTGAATGGCAGAAACGCTATCTATAACGCCCTTTGTGACTGAGGATTTTAAAATTATTTTTATTTTAAAAGTAGAAGTGATATATAACAACAATTGAAAGAGCAATAAATTCTATTGGCAAGATTAGAAGATGTAGCTCTAGAATTAGTGGTTTCTTCTAATAGAGTGGATGACTTAATTAAAAGAAGAGCTAAAGAAATACTGAGAAATAATAAGCTTAAATAAGAATAGTGGAATTATTAAGGATAGCAGATTTTAATATTGATGAGAATGCTGAGGAGATACCTATATAATATATAGACTCTTTTGTTCATTAAAAAGGTTTTTAAATAGCAAATTCAAATTTATAAGACACTTGGTAAACAACCATATCTACCGGGAAGGTGCTTTTATAGGGAGTATGAGGCTATAGCTGGAGATATAATTAATAAGGATACAACAAAACTTAAAACAGGGCAGATGGGATGTTTAAATAGTTTTAACTATTTAGAGAGGAGCAGAACATATGAAGTCCTTAATTATTTACTGTTCTAGCTATAAAAATAACACTGAAAAAATTGCACGAGTGTTTTCTGAGAAAATGGATTCGGAGCTAATAAATATAAAGGATATTACTGATGTGAATATAATTAGTTACAATTTGATAGGATTTGGATCCGGAGTATACAAGGAGAGCCTGTCACCAAAACTATTTGAATTAGCTGAAAAGCTGGACTTAAAGAACAAAAATGTATTTGTATTTTCAACCAGTGGTATTGGGATGACATTCTATAATAAAAAACTAATTAAGCTATTAATGGCAAAGGGAGCTGTAAATATAGGTAGCTTCGCATGTAAAGGTAACTTTATAGCACGAGAATTCTCCAATAATAAGCTGTTTGATTATATAGGTAGATTATCACAAGGGCATCCAAATGATAGAGACTTTAAATATGCAGAGAGATTTATTGAGAGGGTATTAGATTCACTAGAGAAGAACTCTAAAAATAAATGAAGCTTATGAAATTGATTATAAAATGTATGTTTTAAAGGATATAAAAAGCTGGATGGGTTATAGCATGAAGAATAGTATATAAAGGGGAGTTGTATAGGGTTTGTTATGGAGTCAGAATTAGAGAATAAATATAATATTTTGTATTCCTTATTATATTTATTGGATCGATTATTTCAACAGGGAAAATATCAAAGTTTTATATTTTAGAGGTATTATGTTCTTATCGGATATATTTAATTAGTGGTGGGAGTGCAAGTAATTCTGACTACTCATATTGTACTTATTGATTTATACATGATATTTGCTAATCATATAGTTGAGACATTTTCGTTGGAGTCTCAAACTATGTAAGCGAAAAAAAACCGGAAATATTAAAAGAGCAATACTGTTGATTTAACCAAGGAGGAAGTACATGCGTATATCCAAACTATTTATAAATTTTATAGTTACTTTATTCGCTATTCAATCGTTGTCAATTTCTTTACTACTAATAACTAGGCACCTAGGGTCAGGATTTGTTATTGGTAAAGTAGGCACTGTTGGTTTTATGGATTTCTTAGTACCACTGGTTCTTATTTTTTCTGTATTTTATTTTTATAAAGCAAGAGTAGAACCTATGCTATACATTTACATATTAGGTAGTTTTTGGGTAATGTTTAATTTTGTTTTTTTCTAGACTTAATCTTTGATAGGAAACAGTAGTATTATAAGTATATCACTTATTGAAATTCGAACAAACAATGAATTCATATTTTACGATGAAAAGCGGAGGGCATTTATGACAAATGAAACTGAAGTAGAAAAGGTAATAAATAAATTTTATGAAATAATTTCTGGTAAAGCTGAAGACGGGAGGGATTGGTGTGAATTCAGAAGATTATTTTACTCTGAAGACTCCTCCTTAACTTCAATGAAGTATAATAATAAGGAATGCATTACAAAACCTTTAAATGTTGAAGAATATATAGTAGTTTTGAGAAATTTTCTAAAGTCTAAAGACTTTTATGAGTATGGATTTAACTATGAGATTAAGGTATATGAGAGTATTGCAAATGTTTATAGCGAATATGCAGCTAAACCTAATAAAGAAGACACAGAAATAATTAAACGGGGAGTAAATATAGCTCAGTTTATTTTTAATGGACTGACATGGAAAATACATAGTATGTTATGGCAAGACCAGGTTTAATTACGATTTAATCTTTTCTATTACTGGAGAATTACCTAAAATCATAGTTATATAAGAAATAGGAATCTTAACAAATTTAAAGATAATAAGAGGAGAAGCAAAGATGGCTATTGAAAAAGTTAAAGAATATTTTAAACAATGGAGTATGGAGGATAAGATATTAGAGTTTGATGTTTCAAGTGCAACTGTGGAACTAGCAGCAGAGGCGGTTAAATGTGAGCCTAAAAGAATAGCAAAAACTTTATCATTCTTTGTGAATAATACGTGTGTTTTAATAGTTACTGCAGGGGATGCAAAAATAGATAATTCAAAGTATAAACAACACTTCGGTACAAAAGCAAAAATGTTAACAGCGGAGGAAGTCGTTAACTTTACAGGCCATGCTATAGGAGGAGTTTGTCCATTTGGAGTGAAGGATGGAGTTGTAACATTTTTAGATGTTTCTCTAAATAGATTTACAACAGTATTTCCTGCATGCGGCAGTAGTAATAGTGCTATTGAGTTGAGCATAAATGAACTAAAAAAATACTCAAATTCAAAATCATGGGTAGACGTATGTAAAGATTGGAAATAACAAATATGTAGTTATGTTTAATGACACATGTTTGTTAAGGAACTATAAATGTCGTATCCCTATTTAGCTTTATCTACAAATTACATTTATTGCTATTGTACTATAGATTTTATTAAACGACTATTTTTCATAAATGTTTTCAGATAGTTTACAAAAGATTTAGATAAGGACGTGTATTTATGAGTATATATCAATTTTTTTCGAGTGATAAACCTTTAGATGATGTACATAATCCATATATAAAACTAATGTCAATAAATGATATGATTGAGAATAATATGGAAATTAATGATTTACTATTAAGAACAACAAAAAATAAAGATGAGAAAATAGTTCTTCATTGTGATTCAGAGGAACATTTATATGAAATAGAAATTAAAAAAGAGAACAATATTTCAATGAGTTACATTTCAAAGTATACGGACAAACAATATATATCATCTTTAGAGTGGCGTTACACAGATAAGAGAGCCGAAGAACTGGTACAATATATTAAAAGTCAATTAAGATATGTTGATGAAATAGAGCTATGGAGTATATGGATGGATAAAAAGATAGAAGAAATAACTTATCTAGAATTAAATATAAAGGACTTGAATGTTTTTATTGTTAAAGAGGCAATCGGTTCGGGGCTTTATGAAAAGCCCATATGTTTAAGGATAACTATCTAGGAATAGTTTAAAAAAGTATACGAGGGGATTTATTTATGAAAAATAGGAATTATACGCGGCTAGTGCTATCAATTCTAATAATAATTTCTTTAGTTTTTACTGTTGGCTGTAATAAGATAGTAGATAATGATGTTGTTGCATACATTTCACAAAATTCAGGATCAAAGCATGAAAGTACATTTAAAGAACTAGGTCTAGGGATATTGTTTGATTTTAATTTAAAGATACCAAGAGCCGAGGAAAGATGGGTTGAGTTATGGGTGGAAGGCTATAATAGAGGAAATATTGTAGAACCTCCACTAACAAAGCTTTCCTATGGTTTAAAACCAGAGAAAATAGCGGAAGGGCAAATGGGCTTTGGAATTATAAATAGTAATAGCGATAAACCATTATTGTTTTTATACTCAGAAGGAATTAGAATAGCACCTCATAGTGTTGATAGTGATATTTTTGTGAAATCTAGTGTGTCTAGTTGGGACTATGCAATCAGCAGTGGAACATTCAGTCTAGAATCCGAGCAAGAAAAGGTATTAGCAGTATATCGGCAAAATGAAGGACAAATGAGAATGGGCTACAACTATGAAGACGCAGATGCTATTGATGAGATGATAAGAGATAATGATACTGTACTTCTGCTAAAGATAAGAGTTGATGACAAAATGAAATAAAATAGTAGGTAAAAATAAGTAAAATTTTCAAACAAAATCATCCATAATAGGTGGGTTTTTAAATGAAGTTAATACCGAATTGTATATCCTTTTTAAGAATTATTTTGTCTGTGCTTTTATTATTCTTTAGGCCACTCAGCCTTTTATTTCACACGATTTATATTATTTGTGGATTAACTGATATTATGGATGGCTATATAGCGAGAAAGATGGGGGCAACAAGTAGATTCGGTGCTAGACTTGATTCAATAGCTGATTTAGTTATGGTTGGAGTGGTTTTGATAAAATACTACCCAATTGTAAAACTTACAGATCAAATTTTGATATGGATTATAGCTATTAGTATTCTAAGGTTAGGATCGATAAGCGTAGCTTATATAAAATTTAAAACATTTGCAATTTTACACACATATGGTAATAAGCTTACTGGTATTGTTTTATTTGTTTCCGTAATTCTATATCCCTCTATTAATAATACAACGGTGATAGCCTATGTGATTTGTATTGTAGCAAGCTTATCATCAATTGAGGAATTAATTATTCAAGTTTCCTCGAACAAATTACAATTAAATAAACGAAGTATATTCTTGTAAAGAGGACAGAGTTAAATTAAATTAAAATAAAATCTCCTAATCTAATATTATTTATTATAAGTATTTAAGAAAGAGAGGGAATGATTATGAATACATTGATAACTTTAATTAATTATTTTTTAAGGCTTTTACCAGGTTTAGGATTGATATTTTTAGTCTTTATAATGGTTAAACCAAAAGGATATTTAAGAATAGTAATATATATTTTTACATTCATTCTTATGCGGGATGCCATGACTCCTTTAGGATTATGGACACTTGGCAAGGTAAATGGGGTTGTATGGTTAAGGATGAGTTCTGATCCACTATTTTTAGTTATTTTAGCAATTAATAGTCTCTGTATTGTATTTGCTCTAAATAAATTTGATGAGGAAAACCGTAAGTACTTAATTTGGTTTCGCAAAAGAAAACTTACAGGAATTATATTTGGGATTGTTGGATGTATTATTGTAATATTACCATTTTTAGTTTTGTATAGAGTTATAGATATTTATGAAAGAGGTGGTATTGTTAATTCAGCCGTTATACTGCCATTATTGATGTTCTCCTTATTCGGGAACCTTTTAGAAGAAACTTTATTTCGTGGTTATGTACTTGGAATTTTTAAAAAAAATCAAAGGCTTATGGTGGCAAGTATTAATACAGGTGTAATATTTGCTTTTTGCCATATTTTTTTAGCAATAACTGTAACTGATATCGGATTTCCAATATTACTATTTACACTTTGGGAAGGTGTAATTGCTGGGTTAATTGGGGGTAAATATGGAATAATACCTGCAGCTATAACCCATGGTGGTGCTATATTTATTTTGAGTTCAGGTCTTATATGAAAGGAGAAGTTTTATGGAAAAAGATACTGTAGAACATTTAATTAAAAGCTTGTCAGAGAGAAATATACAGGGGTATTATTTTGAAAGCTTTAATGAGGCCAAATTAGAAATTATGAAAATGATTTCTAAACACGAAAGTGTAGGAATTGGTAACTCTGTTACATTAAAGAGAATGGAACTAAGTAATGATCTAATTAGCAGAGGAAATAATGTTTATGATAAAACACTAGCTAAAAATAAAGAAGAGATTAAAGAAATTAAAAGAAAAGCGCTACTAACGGATTGGTACATCACAGGCACAAACGCCATTTCATTAGAGGGTCACATTGTAAATATGGACCATAGTGGTAACAGGGTTGCAGCCATGTTATATGGTCCTAATAATGTAGTTGTTGTTATTGGTTCTAATAAAATAACTAAAACTTTAGATGAGGCGGTATATAGAGTTAGAAACATTGCATCCCCTAAAAATGCAAAAAGGGCAGGTATGAATCCTCCATGTGTTGATTTGCAAAAATGTATTGACTGTAAGTCACCAGATAGAGTGTGTAATAATTTGGTTGTTATTGAAGGACAAAATGAAAGTAGACGAATGAAAGTATTTATAGTAAATGAAGAAGAGGGGTTCTAACATATGTTTTTAGATCGAGAAATATTTAAATGTTTTTAAGCTATTAATTTCTTTTATGGATCAACAAGAAAATCTAAAAATATTTATATGGAAAATAAATAATGGGGTTGATATTATGAAAAAGAAACAACTTTTAGGTTTCATTTTAATTACAGTAATTGTTAGTGGGATTTATTTTACTGGAGATTATTATTCGGATTTACGAACTTATCGAAAACAAGTAAATGAAATTAACATTGATAGTATAAATATGATGGATATTAAAGATGGTACTTACACAGGTAGTTATGAAATAATGTGGATTTCTGCCATCGTTGAAGTAACAGTTTATAATAATGAAATTGTAGGAATAGAATTAATAGAGCATAAAAATGATAGGGGCACACCAGCTGAAATAATAACTACTAGAGTAATAGAAACCCAGTCATTAGAGGTAGATGTTATAACCGGAGCAACTTCAAGTAGTAAAGTGATATTAAAGGCTATAGAAAATGCACTGAAAAGTGGTTTAAAGTCAACTAGATTTTGCTAAGAGAAAATCTAAAAAAAAAACTGTTACTGATTTTAAGGATATATAGTTTTGTGAACTATGTGTAGTAAGTTTTATATACAAAAAGAAAATATATAAAAACTAATAAATTAATTCTAAGAGGTAATCTAAACAATGAAAAATGTACAAATAAAATATAAAAGTGGCTTTGTTTTCAATGATGGTCTAAGTCTGAGTAACATAAGAAAAAACCTTCAGGCTGACTGCCAAAAATGTTTTGGACTGTGTTGTGTTGCGCTATATTTCTCTTCTTCAGAAGGTTTTCCTACAGATAAAGCTGCAGGATATCCATGTCCTAATTTAAGTAAAAACTATAGTTGCAATGTACACGAAAATCTTATAGAGAGAGGTTTTAAAGGTTGCGTAGCTTATGATTGCTTTGGGGCAGGGCAAAAGGTTGCACAATCTATTTTTCATGGAAATGATTGGTATAAATTTCCTCAAAATAAAAATGACATGAGTTATGCAGTTCGTGTAAATAAATGTAAATAAGACTGATGTATCGTATATTATAATATACTAAAAAATATTTTTGTTTTATATGTCTTGAAATAGCAAAAAAGACTTGACTTTTTAAACCCGCCCCAATAATCAAAGTGAATGGTATTAATAGCCATTACTCTTGATGAATGGGTGATAAATATGACTCTTGGGAAACCGAAATATAGAAATTTACAACAAGGAAATGGGGGCGGAACGCCAGTTTTAAAAGCAATTTGGGATAAATTTGATTTTTCACTTCTGCTTACGCAATCGGGTATTGTAAAACGTAATGGTGTACCCACTTGGCTTATTGCTTTTGCTTATGTGGTAGGACTTATTGCTAATAAAAATTCTGTCTCACGTATTTCTGATTATGCTACTAAGGATAGCTTATTACAACCGATGTTTCGGAATCTTAAAATGGCTCAATATACCTTTAGCCGCTTTTTTACAACTGATTATAATTGGGGTTTATTTAGTTTTAAAAGAGTACAAAGACTACAACAAGAAGAAGAAACTGCATTTACTGAAGGAGATGTTATTGTACTTGATGATACAAAGGTGGCTCATGCCCATGGAAAGAAAATCCCTTTCCTTTGTTGGTTATATGATAGCTCCATTAAAATAAATATCTGGTGTATGAATATAGTTGCTACAACTGTTGTATTAAAGAACGGACTTAAATATCCATTGTTTTGGCGTATTTGGCGTAAGGTAGAAAATAGCGATGAAAAACAGACAAAAATAGATCTTTCAAAAGAAATGCTAATGGATATTCGCC from Serpentinicella alkaliphila harbors:
- a CDS encoding reverse transcriptase domain-containing protein — its product is MYEEDFLDCSYGYRPNIGAHHAIKDLTKELQFNKYSYVVEADIKGFFNDIDHEWLIRMIEERVHDSAILGLIRKWLKAGVLDVNQQVIHPATGTSEGGLCKVDDYAK
- a CDS encoding reverse transcriptase domain-containing protein; translation: MSPILANIYLHFVLDLWFQKIVKPRCEGEAYLCRYCDDFVCAFRYKKDAEKFYVALGNRLGKFGLELSKEKTNIISFSRFRKEENTHFDFMGFEFRRDVSLKGKDIIKRSTSKNKLRTSLLNFKVWCRESRDKRMRKITEGIL
- a CDS encoding AbrB/MazE/SpoVT family DNA-binding domain-containing protein, with translation MNERGQITLPKELRKKANIRPKDNLIVYVDEQGRLILRKKDLL
- a CDS encoding flavodoxin domain-containing protein; this translates as MKSLIIYCSSYKNNTEKIARVFSEKMDSELINIKDITDVNIISYNLIGFGSGVYKESLSPKLFELAEKLDLKNKNVFVFSTSGIGMTFYNKKLIKLLMAKGAVNIGSFACKGNFIAREFSNNKLFDYIGRLSQGHPNDRDFKYAERFIERVLDSLEKNSKNK
- a CDS encoding YbaK/EbsC family protein; the encoded protein is MAIEKVKEYFKQWSMEDKILEFDVSSATVELAAEAVKCEPKRIAKTLSFFVNNTCVLIVTAGDAKIDNSKYKQHFGTKAKMLTAEEVVNFTGHAIGGVCPFGVKDGVVTFLDVSLNRFTTVFPACGSSNSAIELSINELKKYSNSKSWVDVCKDWK
- a CDS encoding CDP-alcohol phosphatidyltransferase family protein, with protein sequence MKLIPNCISFLRIILSVLLLFFRPLSLLFHTIYIICGLTDIMDGYIARKMGATSRFGARLDSIADLVMVGVVLIKYYPIVKLTDQILIWIIAISILRLGSISVAYIKFKTFAILHTYGNKLTGIVLFVSVILYPSINNTTVIAYVICIVASLSSIEELIIQVSSNKLQLNKRSIFL
- a CDS encoding CPBP family glutamic-type intramembrane protease, translated to MNTLITLINYFLRLLPGLGLIFLVFIMVKPKGYLRIVIYIFTFILMRDAMTPLGLWTLGKVNGVVWLRMSSDPLFLVILAINSLCIVFALNKFDEENRKYLIWFRKRKLTGIIFGIVGCIIVILPFLVLYRVIDIYERGGIVNSAVILPLLMFSLFGNLLEETLFRGYVLGIFKKNQRLMVASINTGVIFAFCHIFLAITVTDIGFPILLFTLWEGVIAGLIGGKYGIIPAAITHGGAIFILSSGLI
- a CDS encoding lactate utilization protein; its protein translation is MEKDTVEHLIKSLSERNIQGYYFESFNEAKLEIMKMISKHESVGIGNSVTLKRMELSNDLISRGNNVYDKTLAKNKEEIKEIKRKALLTDWYITGTNAISLEGHIVNMDHSGNRVAAMLYGPNNVVVVIGSNKITKTLDEAVYRVRNIASPKNAKRAGMNPPCVDLQKCIDCKSPDRVCNNLVVIEGQNESRRMKVFIVNEEEGF
- a CDS encoding FMN-binding protein, encoding MKKKQLLGFILITVIVSGIYFTGDYYSDLRTYRKQVNEINIDSINMMDIKDGTYTGSYEIMWISAIVEVTVYNNEIVGIELIEHKNDRGTPAEIITTRVIETQSLEVDVITGATSSSKVILKAIENALKSGLKSTRFC